From the genome of Rathayibacter sp. VKM Ac-2759, one region includes:
- the carB gene encoding carbamoyl-phosphate synthase large subunit translates to MPRREDIKSVLVIGSGPIVIGQAVEFDYSGTQACRVLREEGVRVILVNSNPATIMTDPDFADATYVEPITPKAIEAIIAKEKPDAILPTLGGQTALNAAIQLHDLGILEKYDVELIGASFEAINRGEDRQIFKQLVLDAGAGVARSYIAHTVEEAVEYAEDLGYPLVIRPSFTMGGLGSGFAYTRDELVRMVGDGLHQSPTTEVLLEESILGWKEYELELMRDTADNVVVVCSIENVDPVGVHTGDSITVAPALTLTDREYQKMRDIGIRIIRDVGVDTGGCNIQFAVDPADGRIIVIEMNPRVSRSSALASKATGFPIAKIAAKLAIGYRLDEIPNDITKVTPASFEPTLDYVVVKVPRFAFEKFPAADPTLTTTMKSVGEAMAIGRNYAQALQKALRSLEKRGSSFHWGAETRSVDELLEIAKTPTDGRIVTVQQALRLGASVEQAFEATKIDPWFLDQIVLINEIAELVREHPSLDAGVLRLAKDHGFSDVQIAQLRGLDEAEVRRTRYDLDVRPVYKTVDTCAGEFPALTPYHYSSYDEETEVIAADRRKVVILGSGPNRIGQGVEFDYSCVHASFALSAAGYETIMINCNPETVSTDYDTSDRLYFEPLTLEDVLEVIHAESQSGELVGVVVQLGGQTALGLASGLEAAGVPILGTTPAAIDLAEERGAFSRILDEAGLLAPKNGTATDLAGALEVAAGIGFPVLVRPSFVLGGRGMEIVYGTDQLEDYFDRMADQGIIDATHPLLVDRFLDDAIEIDVDALYDGEQLYIGGVMEHIEEAGIHSGDSACTLPPVTLGRTQIDRVRDATLAIAQGVGVRGLLNVQFAIGQGVLYVLEANPRASRTVPFVSKALGIPLAKAASRLMVGETIAELKAEGLLPERDGSDVPMDSPIAVKEAVLPFKRFRTKDGQIVDSLLGPEMRSTGEVMGIDRDFPRAFAKSQDAAYGGMPASGTVFISVADRDKRAIVLPALRLRQLGFEILATEGTAEVLNRNGIQARVVRKYSEEAVDDAPSIVELVSRDEVDVVINTPSGGASRADGYEIRAAAVAADKPLFTTIAQLAAAVASLDAAAEPFEVTSLQDYALRRAERTA, encoded by the coding sequence ATGCCCCGCAGAGAAGACATCAAGAGCGTCCTCGTGATCGGCTCCGGGCCGATCGTCATCGGCCAGGCCGTCGAGTTCGACTACTCGGGCACGCAGGCCTGCCGCGTGCTGCGCGAGGAGGGCGTGCGCGTCATCCTCGTCAACTCGAACCCGGCGACGATCATGACCGACCCCGACTTCGCCGACGCGACCTACGTCGAGCCGATCACGCCGAAGGCGATCGAGGCGATCATCGCCAAGGAGAAGCCGGACGCGATCCTGCCGACCCTCGGCGGCCAGACCGCGCTGAACGCCGCGATCCAGCTGCACGACCTCGGGATCCTCGAGAAGTACGACGTCGAGCTGATCGGCGCGAGCTTCGAGGCGATCAACCGCGGTGAGGACCGCCAGATCTTCAAGCAGCTCGTGCTCGACGCGGGCGCCGGCGTCGCCCGCTCGTACATCGCGCACACGGTGGAGGAGGCGGTGGAGTACGCCGAGGACCTCGGCTACCCGCTCGTCATCCGTCCGTCCTTCACGATGGGCGGCCTCGGCTCCGGCTTCGCGTACACCCGCGACGAGCTCGTGCGGATGGTCGGCGACGGCCTGCACCAGAGCCCGACCACCGAGGTGCTCCTCGAGGAGTCGATCCTCGGCTGGAAGGAGTACGAGCTCGAGCTGATGCGCGACACCGCCGACAACGTGGTCGTGGTCTGCTCGATCGAGAACGTCGACCCGGTGGGCGTCCACACGGGCGACTCGATCACCGTCGCTCCGGCGCTGACGCTCACCGACCGCGAGTACCAGAAGATGCGCGACATCGGCATCCGCATCATCCGCGATGTGGGCGTGGACACCGGCGGCTGCAACATCCAGTTCGCGGTCGACCCGGCCGACGGCCGCATCATCGTCATCGAGATGAACCCGCGCGTCTCGCGCTCGTCGGCGCTGGCGTCGAAGGCCACCGGCTTCCCGATCGCCAAGATCGCCGCGAAGCTCGCCATCGGCTACCGGCTCGACGAGATCCCCAACGACATCACCAAGGTGACGCCCGCGAGCTTCGAGCCGACGTTGGACTACGTGGTCGTCAAGGTGCCCCGCTTCGCCTTCGAGAAGTTCCCGGCCGCGGATCCGACGCTCACCACCACCATGAAGTCGGTCGGCGAGGCGATGGCGATCGGCCGCAACTACGCGCAGGCGCTGCAGAAGGCGCTCCGCTCGCTCGAGAAGCGCGGCTCCTCGTTCCACTGGGGCGCCGAGACGCGCTCGGTCGACGAGCTGCTCGAGATCGCGAAGACCCCGACGGACGGCCGCATCGTGACCGTGCAGCAGGCGCTGCGCCTCGGCGCGAGCGTCGAGCAGGCGTTCGAGGCGACCAAGATCGACCCGTGGTTCCTCGACCAGATCGTGCTGATAAACGAGATCGCCGAGCTCGTCCGCGAGCACCCGTCGCTCGACGCGGGCGTGCTGCGGCTCGCGAAGGACCACGGCTTCTCGGACGTGCAGATCGCTCAGCTGCGCGGGCTCGACGAGGCCGAGGTGCGCCGCACCCGCTACGACCTCGACGTGCGCCCGGTCTACAAGACCGTCGACACCTGCGCGGGCGAGTTCCCGGCGCTCACGCCGTACCACTACTCCTCGTACGACGAGGAGACGGAGGTCATCGCGGCCGACCGCCGCAAGGTCGTCATCCTGGGCTCGGGCCCCAACCGCATCGGGCAGGGAGTCGAGTTCGACTACTCCTGCGTGCACGCGTCGTTCGCGCTCTCGGCCGCGGGCTACGAGACGATCATGATCAACTGCAACCCCGAGACGGTGTCGACCGACTACGACACCTCCGACCGCCTCTACTTCGAGCCGCTGACCCTCGAGGACGTGCTCGAGGTCATCCACGCCGAGTCGCAGTCGGGCGAGCTCGTCGGTGTCGTCGTGCAGCTGGGCGGCCAGACCGCCCTCGGCCTCGCCTCCGGTCTCGAGGCGGCCGGCGTCCCGATCCTGGGCACCACTCCCGCGGCGATCGATCTCGCGGAGGAGCGCGGCGCGTTCTCGCGGATCCTCGACGAGGCGGGGCTGCTCGCTCCCAAGAACGGCACCGCGACCGATCTGGCCGGCGCCCTCGAGGTCGCCGCCGGCATCGGCTTCCCCGTGCTCGTGCGCCCCTCGTTCGTCCTCGGCGGACGCGGCATGGAGATCGTCTACGGCACCGACCAGCTCGAGGACTACTTCGACCGCATGGCCGACCAGGGCATCATCGACGCCACTCACCCGCTGCTGGTCGACCGCTTCCTCGACGACGCGATCGAGATCGACGTCGACGCGCTCTACGACGGCGAGCAGCTCTACATCGGCGGCGTGATGGAGCACATCGAGGAGGCCGGCATCCACTCCGGCGACTCGGCCTGCACCCTGCCGCCCGTGACGCTCGGCCGGACGCAGATCGACCGCGTCCGCGACGCGACGCTCGCCATCGCGCAGGGAGTGGGCGTCCGCGGTCTGCTCAACGTGCAGTTCGCGATCGGCCAGGGCGTGCTCTACGTCCTCGAGGCGAACCCGCGCGCGTCGCGCACCGTCCCGTTCGTGTCGAAGGCGCTCGGCATCCCGCTCGCGAAGGCCGCCTCGCGCCTGATGGTCGGCGAGACGATCGCCGAGCTCAAGGCCGAGGGCCTGCTGCCCGAGCGCGACGGCTCCGACGTGCCGATGGACTCGCCGATCGCCGTGAAGGAGGCGGTCCTGCCGTTCAAGCGCTTCCGCACCAAGGACGGCCAGATCGTCGACTCGCTGCTCGGCCCCGAGATGCGCTCGACCGGTGAGGTCATGGGCATCGACCGCGACTTCCCGCGGGCGTTCGCGAAGAGCCAGGACGCGGCCTACGGCGGCATGCCCGCGAGCGGCACCGTGTTCATCTCGGTCGCCGACCGCGACAAGCGCGCGATCGTGCTGCCCGCGCTCCGGCTCCGCCAGCTCGGCTTCGAGATCCTGGCGACCGAGGGCACCGCGGAGGTGCTCAACCGCAACGGCATCCAGGCGCGCGTGGTGCGCAAGTACAGCGAGGAGGCGGTCGACGACGCTCCCTCGATCGTCGAGCTCGTGAGCCGCGACGAGGTCGACGTCGTGATCAACACGCCGAGCGGAGGCGCCTCCCGCGCCGACGGCTACGAGATCCGCGCCGCCGCGGTCGCCGCCGACAAGCCGCTGTTCACCACGATCGCCCAGCTGGCGGCCGCGGTGGCCTCGCTCGACGCGGCCGCCGAGCCGTTCGAGGTGACGAGCCTGCAGGACTACGCGCTGCGCCGGGCGGAGCGCACGGCGTGA
- the pyrF gene encoding orotidine-5'-phosphate decarboxylase yields the protein MTSFGARLEQAFDAHGQLCVGIDPHAFLLDAWGLSDDAAGLESFGRAVVEAAAGRAGIVKPQAAFFERHGAAGYLALERVLADARAAGLVVIADVKRGDIGTSVTAYAEAWLRPGSPLEADAMTASAYQGVGSLDGMLALAEEAGKGVFVLAATSNAEAAPLQRAILQHGPRAGSSVASAVLADVASWNEGHAHSSIGSIGVVLGATVALGDYGIDTASLLRPALPVLAPGFGHQGATVADASRLFGELAAATIVSESRSVLGAGPQGIAAEIDRRATHIQETLVR from the coding sequence GTGACCTCGTTCGGCGCGCGGCTCGAGCAGGCCTTCGACGCGCACGGGCAGCTCTGCGTGGGGATCGACCCGCACGCGTTCCTGCTCGACGCGTGGGGACTCTCGGACGACGCGGCCGGACTCGAGTCGTTCGGCCGCGCCGTCGTCGAGGCGGCGGCCGGCCGGGCGGGGATCGTCAAGCCGCAGGCGGCGTTCTTCGAGCGCCACGGCGCGGCCGGCTACCTCGCCCTCGAGCGCGTGCTCGCCGACGCGCGGGCGGCCGGCCTCGTGGTGATCGCCGACGTCAAGCGCGGCGACATCGGCACGAGCGTCACCGCGTACGCCGAGGCGTGGCTCCGGCCGGGATCGCCGCTCGAGGCCGACGCCATGACGGCCTCGGCGTACCAGGGGGTCGGCTCGCTCGACGGCATGCTCGCTCTCGCCGAGGAGGCCGGCAAGGGCGTGTTCGTCCTCGCCGCGACCTCCAACGCGGAGGCGGCGCCGCTCCAGCGCGCGATCCTCCAGCACGGCCCGCGGGCCGGATCGAGCGTGGCCAGCGCCGTGCTGGCCGACGTGGCATCCTGGAACGAGGGACACGCGCACTCGTCGATCGGCTCGATCGGCGTCGTGCTCGGCGCCACCGTCGCCCTCGGCGACTACGGCATCGACACGGCCTCGCTCCTGCGGCCCGCACTCCCGGTGCTGGCGCCCGGCTTCGGCCACCAGGGTGCGACGGTCGCGGACGCGTCGCGGCTGTTCGGCGAGCTGGCCGCGGCGACGATCGTGAGCGAGTCGCGCAGTGTCCTCGGCGCGGGCCCCCAGGGGATCGCCGCCGAGATCGACCGACGCGCCACACACATCCAGGAGACCCTTGTCCGCTGA
- the gmk gene encoding guanylate kinase has product MSAETVSPQSVEAQSVEAVVSAPASRRPSPPEVDRRAASVAAIAARRARAEVKKDVASGARAATAVLAAAQADPTGVEGRMRVSELLRSVPALGVVKTPRVMEQLQIAPSKRLGGLGRRQVEGLHGFLEQRESRQRRAERNRLVVLAGPTAVGKGTVSTYIRENYPDVLLSVSATTRSPRPGEIDGVSYYFVDDAAFDRMVEAGEFLEYATVHNAYRYGTPRGPIDAALAQGRQVMLEIDIQGARQVRERMPDARLVFLLPPSWDELVRRLVGRGTESPEEQERRLATARVELAAQDEFDFAVVNSTVPEAAREVVELMSPRADGAPADAGR; this is encoded by the coding sequence TTGTCCGCTGAAACCGTCAGCCCCCAGAGCGTCGAGGCCCAGAGCGTCGAGGCGGTCGTCTCCGCGCCGGCCTCCCGTCGACCGTCCCCGCCCGAGGTCGACCGCCGGGCCGCGTCCGTCGCGGCGATCGCCGCCCGCCGTGCCCGCGCCGAGGTGAAGAAGGACGTCGCCTCGGGCGCGCGAGCCGCGACGGCCGTCCTCGCGGCGGCCCAGGCCGATCCGACCGGAGTCGAGGGGCGGATGCGCGTCAGCGAGCTGCTGCGCTCCGTCCCGGCGCTCGGTGTCGTCAAGACGCCGCGGGTGATGGAGCAGCTGCAGATCGCGCCGTCCAAGCGGCTCGGCGGCCTCGGCCGTCGCCAGGTCGAGGGCCTGCACGGGTTCCTGGAGCAGCGGGAGTCGCGCCAGCGCCGCGCCGAGCGCAACCGCCTCGTCGTGCTCGCCGGCCCGACCGCGGTCGGCAAGGGCACCGTCTCGACCTACATCCGCGAGAACTACCCCGACGTGCTGCTCTCCGTGTCGGCCACGACCCGGTCGCCGCGTCCGGGCGAGATCGACGGGGTCAGCTACTACTTCGTCGACGACGCGGCGTTCGACCGCATGGTCGAGGCGGGGGAGTTCCTCGAGTACGCCACCGTGCACAACGCCTACCGCTACGGCACGCCGCGCGGTCCGATCGACGCCGCCCTCGCGCAGGGGCGCCAGGTGATGCTCGAGATCGACATCCAGGGCGCGCGCCAGGTGCGCGAGCGGATGCCCGACGCCCGGCTCGTCTTCCTCCTGCCGCCCAGCTGGGACGAACTCGTGCGCCGGCTCGTCGGCCGGGGCACCGAGAGCCCGGAGGAGCAGGAGCGCCGACTCGCCACCGCCCGCGTCGAGCTCGCGGCGCAGGACGAGTTCGATTTCGCCGTCGTGAACAGCACCGTGCCCGAAGCGGCCCGCGAGGTCGTAGAATTGATGTCGCCTCGTGCCGACGGCGCGCCCGCCGACGCGGGACGCTGA
- the rpoZ gene encoding DNA-directed RNA polymerase subunit omega yields the protein MANNLGIIDPPIDELLSKVDSKYALVIFASKRARQINDYYADLHEGSLFDNVGPLVDSTIDDKPLSVALHEINEDKLVATPLAE from the coding sequence ATGGCCAACAACCTCGGCATCATCGACCCGCCCATCGACGAGCTGCTCTCGAAGGTCGACTCGAAGTACGCGCTCGTCATCTTCGCCTCCAAGCGCGCGCGCCAGATCAACGACTACTACGCCGACCTCCACGAGGGCAGCCTGTTCGACAACGTCGGCCCGCTGGTCGACTCGACCATCGACGACAAGCCGCTCTCGGTCGCGCTGCACGAGATCAACGAGGACAAGCTCGTCGCGACCCCGCTGGCCGAGTAG
- the coaBC gene encoding bifunctional phosphopantothenoylcysteine decarboxylase/phosphopantothenate--cysteine ligase CoaBC has translation MNVVVGITGGIAAYKAVGVVRSLVLEGHDVHVVATEAALRFVGKPTLEAISRNAVHTELYEGVAEVRHVAIGQAADLIVIAPATAHTLAKLATGLADDLLGNTVLASTAPLVVAPAMHTEMWANPATVANVATLRSRGVHVVGPAVGQLTGADSGAGRMEEPATIVAEALAVHARSTATRRDLEGLRVLVTAGGTREPLDPVRFVGNRSSGRQGVALALAAANRGAQVSVIAANLDIDAPRGVEVTTVGTALELREAVVAAAEDADIVIMAAAVADYRPASVAEAKIKKEQQGDRLVLELVKNPDILAEISAARTEGQLIVGFAAETEPDREAMLELGRAKIARKGCDLLVLNRVGWAEGFQSDSNTVVVLDRAGDIVIEASGTKSSVADRVLDVVAR, from the coding sequence CTGAACGTCGTCGTCGGCATCACCGGCGGCATCGCCGCGTACAAGGCCGTCGGAGTCGTGCGCTCCCTGGTCCTCGAGGGTCACGACGTCCACGTCGTGGCCACCGAGGCCGCCCTGCGCTTCGTGGGCAAGCCGACCCTCGAGGCGATCTCCCGCAACGCGGTGCACACCGAGCTCTACGAGGGCGTCGCCGAGGTCCGCCACGTGGCCATCGGCCAGGCGGCCGACCTCATCGTGATCGCCCCGGCGACCGCGCACACCCTGGCGAAGCTCGCGACCGGCCTCGCCGACGACCTCCTCGGCAACACGGTGCTCGCCTCGACCGCCCCGCTCGTCGTCGCCCCGGCGATGCACACCGAGATGTGGGCGAACCCGGCCACCGTCGCCAATGTGGCGACCCTCCGCTCGCGGGGAGTGCACGTCGTCGGCCCCGCGGTGGGTCAGCTCACCGGCGCCGACTCGGGGGCCGGCCGCATGGAGGAGCCCGCGACCATCGTCGCCGAGGCCCTCGCGGTGCACGCCCGCTCCACGGCCACCCGCCGCGACCTCGAGGGCCTGCGTGTCCTCGTCACCGCCGGCGGCACCCGCGAGCCGCTCGACCCGGTCCGCTTCGTCGGCAACCGCTCCAGCGGCCGGCAGGGCGTGGCCCTCGCCCTCGCGGCCGCGAACCGCGGCGCGCAGGTGAGCGTCATCGCCGCGAACCTCGACATCGACGCGCCCCGCGGGGTCGAGGTGACCACGGTCGGCACGGCTCTCGAGCTGCGGGAGGCGGTCGTCGCCGCCGCGGAGGACGCCGACATCGTCATCATGGCGGCCGCGGTCGCCGACTACCGGCCCGCGAGCGTCGCCGAGGCGAAGATCAAGAAGGAGCAGCAGGGCGACCGGCTGGTCCTCGAGCTGGTCAAGAACCCCGACATCCTGGCCGAGATCTCGGCCGCGAGGACCGAGGGACAGCTCATCGTCGGCTTCGCCGCCGAGACCGAGCCCGACCGCGAGGCGATGCTCGAGCTCGGGCGGGCCAAGATCGCCCGCAAGGGCTGCGATCTGCTCGTCCTCAACAGGGTGGGCTGGGCCGAGGGTTTCCAGAGCGACAGCAACACGGTCGTGGTCCTCGATCGGGCCGGAGATATAGTGATCGAGGCTTCCGGCACCAAGTCGTCGGTCGCCGATCGCGTCCTCGACGTGGTCGCGCGCTGA
- the metK gene encoding methionine adenosyltransferase has protein sequence MTSGPLRLFTSESVTEGHPDKICDQISDRILDALLREDPHSRVAVETLVTTGLVHVAGEVSTSGYVEIPAIVRDTIVEIGYDSSEKGFDGRSCGVSVSIGQQSPQIAAGVDTALEVRTDSADDDAFDRQGAGDQGLMFGFATDETPEYMPLPSWLSHRLAERLAAVRKSGELDYLRPDGKTQVTVGYEGTTPRSIDTVVLSTQHAEHVSTEQIHADIEAHVIRPVLETVELDSSAVRLLINPTGRFEIGGPQGDAGLTGRKIIVDTYGGASRHGGGAFSGKDPSKVDRSAAYAMRWVAKNAVAAGLASRMEVQVAYAIGKAAPVGLYVETFGTGTLPDELITEAIRSVFDLRPAAIIHALDLLRPIYSQTSVYGHFGRELPDFTWERLDRVDDLRSAAGLS, from the coding sequence ATGACCTCCGGTCCCCTCCGCCTGTTCACCTCCGAGTCCGTGACCGAGGGCCACCCCGACAAGATCTGCGATCAGATCTCGGACCGGATCCTCGACGCGCTGCTCCGGGAGGACCCGCACAGCCGGGTCGCCGTCGAGACGCTCGTGACCACCGGTCTCGTCCACGTCGCCGGCGAGGTCTCCACCTCCGGCTACGTCGAGATCCCGGCGATCGTCCGCGACACGATCGTCGAGATCGGCTACGACTCCTCCGAGAAGGGCTTCGACGGCCGCTCGTGCGGTGTCTCGGTCTCGATCGGCCAGCAGTCTCCGCAGATCGCCGCCGGCGTCGACACCGCGCTCGAGGTCCGCACCGACAGCGCCGACGACGACGCGTTCGACCGCCAGGGCGCCGGCGACCAGGGCCTGATGTTCGGCTTCGCGACCGACGAGACCCCCGAGTACATGCCGCTGCCCAGCTGGCTCTCGCACCGCCTGGCCGAGCGCCTCGCCGCCGTCCGCAAGTCGGGCGAGCTCGACTACCTCCGGCCCGACGGCAAGACCCAGGTCACCGTCGGCTACGAGGGCACGACGCCCCGGTCGATCGACACCGTCGTGCTCTCGACCCAGCACGCCGAGCACGTGAGCACCGAGCAGATCCACGCCGACATCGAGGCGCACGTCATCCGCCCCGTCCTCGAGACCGTCGAGCTCGACTCCTCCGCGGTGCGCCTGCTCATCAACCCGACCGGCCGCTTCGAGATCGGCGGGCCCCAGGGCGACGCGGGCCTCACCGGTCGCAAGATCATCGTCGACACCTACGGTGGCGCGTCCCGCCACGGCGGAGGCGCGTTCTCGGGCAAGGACCCGTCGAAGGTGGACCGCTCGGCCGCCTACGCGATGCGCTGGGTGGCGAAGAACGCGGTCGCCGCGGGCCTCGCCTCGCGGATGGAGGTGCAGGTCGCCTACGCGATCGGCAAGGCCGCTCCCGTCGGCCTCTACGTCGAGACCTTCGGCACCGGGACGCTGCCGGACGAGCTGATCACGGAGGCGATCCGCTCGGTCTTCGATCTGCGGCCCGCCGCGATCATCCACGCGCTCGACCTCCTCCGCCCGATCTACTCCCAGACCTCGGTCTACGGCCACTTCGGCCGCGAGCTGCCCGACTTCACCTGGGAGCGACTGGACCGCGTCGACGACCTCCGCTCCGCCGCGGGTCTGTCGTAG